The DNA region AACTTTCAATAGTTCCTTGATGATAATTTGCAACTCTTTGTTTTTTATCTTCAACTACTAAGGCGCTTGATAATCTTTTATTTTGAGTTGCAATTCCTGTTGGACAAGTGTTTTTATGACAATCTAAAGCTTGAATACAACCAAGAGAGAACATCATCCCTCTAGCACTTGCACATAAATCAGCACCAATAGCTAATTTTTTTAAAATGTCCATTCCATTTAATATTTTTCCTGAAGCAATAATCTTAATATCTTTTTTTAAATCAAAACCTATTAAAGCATCAACAACAAAAACTAAAGCATCGCGCAGAGGCATTCCTACTGAATTTGTATATTCAAGTGGAGCAGCACCTGTTCCACCTTCTCCTCCATCAATAGTAATGAAATCAGGTTTTAAACCAGTTTCGTGCATTACTCTGCAAAGAGTAATAAACTCTTCTTTTCTACCAATACAAAGTTTTATACCAATTGGTTTACCACCTGATAATTTTCTTAAATTAGTAATAAATTCCATCATTTCTTTAGCTGTAGTAAAAGCAGAATGAATAGGAGGAGAATCAACTCTAGTATATGGTTTAACACCTCTACCTTCAGCGATTTCAGGAGTATTTTTATTTGCAGGTAAAATTCCACCATGACCTGGTTTTGCACCTTGTGATAATTTTATCTCAATCATTTTAACATTTTCATTTTTTGACTTTTGTTCAAATAAATCAGCATTAAAAGTACCATCTTCATTTCTACAACCAAAATATCCAGTTCCAACTTGCCAAATTAAATCACAGTTTGACTCAAGATGATATTTACTTAAACCACCCTCACCTGTATTTAATGCAAAACCACCAATTTTAGCACCATAACCCAAAGAACGAACAGCTGCTGAACTTAATGCTCCAAAACTCATAGCCGAAACATTGAAAATACTTGCACTATAGGGTTTAGAACAAAAATTACTCCCTATTTCAACTCTTGGATCAGAATCTAATTCTTTAGCTTTTGTTGCATTTAAAGAATGACCCATCCATTCATATCCAGCTTTATATACATCAACTTTTGTCCCAAAAGGAATAGTACTAACTAGATTTTTAGAACGTTTATAAACTAAACTTCTTTCTTGTCTGTTAAAAGGAACACCATCAATATCGGATTCCATAAAATATTGTCTTAATGGAGGTCTTAACTCTTCAAATACCCATCTAAGTCTTCCTACTATAGGAAAGTTTCTCCATAATGAGTGCTTCGTTTGTTTCATATCATAAATTGCTAAGGCAATAAGCCCTGTAATAATTATAATTAACCATAAAAACGAAATTTCAATAACTAGCCATATCCCAAGTATTATAGCTATAAGTATTAAAATATTTTTTGTATTTTTCTTCATAGTCTCCCTTTATCTTTTAATTATTATAATAAGAATGTGATTAAAAGAATATCTATTCTAATAAATTAATACCTCATTTTATTAGAATAAGTAAAGAGT from Poseidonibacter antarcticus includes:
- a CDS encoding FMN-binding glutamate synthase family protein; the protein is MKKNTKNILILIAIILGIWLVIEISFLWLIIIITGLIALAIYDMKQTKHSLWRNFPIVGRLRWVFEELRPPLRQYFMESDIDGVPFNRQERSLVYKRSKNLVSTIPFGTKVDVYKAGYEWMGHSLNATKAKELDSDPRVEIGSNFCSKPYSASIFNVSAMSFGALSSAAVRSLGYGAKIGGFALNTGEGGLSKYHLESNCDLIWQVGTGYFGCRNEDGTFNADLFEQKSKNENVKMIEIKLSQGAKPGHGGILPANKNTPEIAEGRGVKPYTRVDSPPIHSAFTTAKEMMEFITNLRKLSGGKPIGIKLCIGRKEEFITLCRVMHETGLKPDFITIDGGEGGTGAAPLEYTNSVGMPLRDALVFVVDALIGFDLKKDIKIIASGKILNGMDILKKLAIGADLCASARGMMFSLGCIQALDCHKNTCPTGIATQNKRLSSALVVEDKKQRVANYHQGTIESFIELLASSGLNNFKKLSRKHVFYRLDETKYKRYDELFTPMRTGDLLKAPYPKDFKRFIV